A genomic segment from Nomascus leucogenys isolate Asia unplaced genomic scaffold, Asia_NLE_v1 000711F_103125_qpd_obj, whole genome shotgun sequence encodes:
- the LOC100601201 gene encoding E3 ubiquitin-protein ligase TRIM21, with amino-acid sequence MASAARLTMMWEEVTCPVCLDPFVEPVSIECGHSFCQECISQVGKGVGSVCPVCRQRFLLKNLRPNRQLANMVNNLREISQEAREGTQGEQCAVHGERLQLFCEKDGKALCWVCAQSRKHRDHTMVPLEEAAQEYQEKLQVALGELRRKQELAEKLEVEIAMKRADWKKTVETQKSRIHAEFVQQKNFLVEEEQRQLQELEKDEREQLRILGEKEAKLAQQGQALQELISELDRRCHGSALELLQEVIIVLERSESWNLKDLDIASPELRSVCHVPGLKKMLRTCAVHITLDPDTANPWLILSEDRRQVRLGDTQQSIPGNEERFDSYPMVLGAQHFHSGKHYWEVDVTGKEAWDLGVCRDSVRRKGHFLLSSKSGFWTIWLWNKQKYEAGTYPQTPLHLQVPPCQVGIFLDYEAGMVSFYNITDHGSLIYSFSECAFTGPLRPFFSPGFNDGGRNTAPLTLCPLNIGSQGSTDY; translated from the exons ATGGCTTCAGCAGCACGCTTGACAATGATGTGGGAGGAGGTCACATGCCCTGTCTGCCTGGACCCCTTCGTGGAGCCTGTGAGCATCGAGTGTGGCCACAGCTTCTGCCAGGAATGCATCTCTCAGGTTGGGAAAGGTGTGGGCAGCGTCTGTCCTGTGTGCCGGCAGCGCTTTCTGCTCAAGAATCTCCGGCCCAATCGAcagctagccaacatggtgaacaaCCTTAGAGAAATCAGCCAGGAGGCCAGAGAGGGCACACAGGGGGAACAGTGTGCAGTGCATGGAGAGAGACTTCAACTGTTCTGTGAGAAAGATGGGAAGGCCCTTTGCTGGGTGTGTGCCCAATCTCGGAAACACCGTGACCACACCATGGTCCCTCTTGAGGAGGCTGCACAGGAGTACCAG GAGAAGCTCCAGGTGGCATTAGGGGAGCTGAGAAGAAAGCAGGAGTTGGCTGAGAAGTTGGAAGTGGAAATTGCAATGAAGAGAGCAGACTGGAAG AAAACAGTGGAAACACAAAAATCTAGGATTCACGCAGAATTTGTGCAGCAAAAAAACTTCCTGGTTGAAGAAGAACAGAGGCAGCTGCAGGAGCTGGAGAAGGATGAGAGGGAGCAGCTGAGAATCCTGGGGGAGAAAGAGGCCAAGCTGGCCCAGCAGGGCCAGGCCCTGCAGGAGCTCATCTCAGAGCTAGATCGAAGGTGCCACGGCTCAGCACTGGAACTGCTGCAG GAGGTGATAATTGTCCTGGAAAG GAGTGAATCCTGGAACCTGAAGGACCTGGATATTGCCTCTCCAGAACTCAGGAGTGTGTGCCATGTGCCAGGGCTGAAGAAGATGCTGAGGACATGTGCAG TCCACATCACTCTGGATCCAGACACAGCCAATCCGTGGCTCATACTTTCAGAAGATCGGAGACAAGTGAGGCTTGGAGACACCCAGCAGAGCATACCTGGAAATGAAGAGAGATTTGATAGTTATCCTATGGTCCTGGGTGCCCAGCACTTCCACTCTGGAAAACATTACTGGGAGGTAGATGTGACAGGAAAGGAGGCCTGGGACCTGGGTGTCTGCAGAGACTCTGTGCGCAGGAAGGGGCACTTTTTGCTTAGTTCTAAGAGTGGCTTCTGGACAATTTGGTTGtggaacaaacaaaaatatgaggCTGGCACCTACCCCCAGACTCCCCTCCACCTTCAGGTGCCTCCATGCCAAGTTGGGATTTTCCTGGACTATGAGGCCGGCATGGTCTCCTTCTACAACATCACTGACCATGGCTCCCTCATCTACTCCTTCTCTGAATGTGCCTTTACAGGACCTCTGCGGCCCTTCTTCAGTCCTGGTTTCAATGATGGAGGAAGAAACACAGCCCCTCTAACCCTCTGTCCACTGAATATTGGATCACAAGGATCCACTGACTATTGA